In the genome of Polaribacter sp. MED152, one region contains:
- the glgA gene encoding glycogen synthase has translation MKALFFTREFPPYVYGGAGVHVEYLAEELAKLMQVDVRCFGDQDEHQTNLNVKGFPYENPLFDNSDPKLKAVFQTLSTNLKMNANAINADVVHCHTWYAHFAGIVAKLCYGIPLVITTHSLEPLRPWKREQLGNGYDASSWIEKTAIEMADALIAVSEETKEDVLKHFNVDEDKVKVIYNGINLQEYVTTSATDTLDEYQIDKTKPYVLFVGRITRQKGIIHLVNAIKYIDPDTQIVLCAGAPDTKEIGEEMEIAVNEVQKTRKNVIWIDKMVTKKEIIQLYSHASVFCCPSIYEPFGIINIEAMACNTAVVASAVGGIKEVVVHNETGLLIPVEQQTSAPFEPVNPDKFSKDLAEGINSLINNEALRESMATNGRQRVEQYFDWIAIAKQVEALYKTLKK, from the coding sequence ATGAAAGCCCTTTTTTTTACAAGAGAATTTCCACCTTATGTCTATGGTGGTGCAGGTGTTCATGTAGAATATTTAGCAGAAGAATTAGCAAAATTGATGCAAGTTGATGTGCGTTGTTTTGGAGATCAAGATGAGCATCAAACTAACTTAAATGTAAAGGGTTTTCCTTACGAAAATCCACTTTTCGATAATTCAGACCCAAAATTAAAAGCAGTTTTTCAAACGCTTAGCACCAATTTAAAAATGAACGCTAATGCAATAAATGCAGATGTTGTGCATTGCCATACTTGGTATGCTCATTTTGCAGGTATTGTTGCTAAACTTTGTTATGGCATTCCATTAGTAATTACAACGCATTCTTTAGAGCCACTTCGTCCTTGGAAAAGAGAACAGTTAGGCAATGGTTATGATGCATCTTCTTGGATAGAAAAAACGGCAATTGAAATGGCAGATGCATTAATAGCAGTTTCAGAAGAAACTAAAGAAGATGTGCTAAAACATTTTAATGTTGATGAAGACAAGGTAAAAGTAATTTATAATGGTATCAATTTACAAGAATATGTTACTACTTCAGCAACAGATACCTTAGACGAATATCAAATAGACAAAACAAAACCTTATGTGCTTTTTGTGGGAAGAATTACTAGACAAAAAGGAATTATACATTTGGTTAATGCCATAAAATATATAGATCCAGATACTCAAATTGTACTTTGTGCTGGTGCTCCAGACACAAAAGAAATTGGAGAAGAAATGGAGATTGCTGTTAATGAAGTTCAGAAAACTCGTAAAAATGTTATTTGGATAGATAAAATGGTTACCAAAAAAGAGATCATACAATTGTATTCTCATGCATCAGTATTCTGTTGTCCATCAATCTATGAACCTTTTGGAATTATAAATATTGAAGCAATGGCTTGCAATACAGCAGTAGTTGCAAGTGCTGTTGGTGGTATAAAAGAAGTGGTTGTGCATAATGAAACTGGATTATTGATTCCTGTTGAGCAGCAAACTTCTGCACCTTTTGAACCCGTGAATCCAGATAAATTCTCTAAAGATTTGGCAGAAGGCATTAATTCGCTTATTAACAACGAAGCGTTAAGAGAATCTATGGCTACAAATGGTAGGCAAAGAGTAGAACAATATTTTGACTGGATAGCAATAGCAAAACAAGTAGAAGCATTATATAAAACATTAAAAAAATAA
- a CDS encoding glucose-1-phosphate adenylyltransferase, which produces MINNKVLGIILGGGQGSRLYPLTKDRSKPAVPIAGKYRLVDIPISNCINSDIKRMYVLTQFNSASLNKHITNTFHFSFFSSAFVDVLAAEQTIMSDKWFQGTADAVRQSMHHFLSNDFEYALILSGDQLYQMDFNDMIKKHEESGSEITIATYPVNAKDATSFGILKTNDDNIITSFIEKPDAKLLPDWTSDVGDAMKAEGRDYLASMGIYIFNRDLLKKLMDNPDTNDFGKEIIPQAIQEHKTLSYQYEGYWTDIGNIDSFFEANLGLTDDVPKFNLYDDKKSIYTRARILPTSKLSGTILNKALVADGCIIHAEKIERSVIGIRSRIGKNSLISNTYMMGNDFYESLEDIEKNKVDIMMGIGDRCYIHNCIVDRNSRIGDDVRINGGSHIKDVETDTYMVKEGIVVIKKDATIPKGTIIG; this is translated from the coding sequence ATGATAAACAATAAAGTACTTGGTATTATTTTAGGAGGAGGACAAGGCTCTAGATTGTATCCTTTAACAAAAGACAGATCTAAACCTGCAGTACCAATTGCTGGTAAATACAGATTAGTAGATATCCCAATATCTAATTGTATCAATTCAGATATAAAAAGAATGTACGTTTTAACTCAATTTAATTCGGCTTCATTAAATAAACATATCACAAATACCTTTCATTTTAGTTTTTTTAGTTCTGCTTTTGTAGATGTTTTAGCTGCTGAACAAACTATAATGAGTGATAAATGGTTTCAAGGTACAGCAGATGCTGTAAGGCAAAGTATGCATCATTTTTTATCTAATGATTTTGAATATGCATTAATACTTTCTGGAGATCAATTGTATCAAATGGATTTTAACGATATGATCAAGAAACACGAAGAAAGTGGCTCAGAAATAACCATTGCAACCTATCCAGTAAACGCAAAAGATGCTACCTCTTTTGGTATTTTAAAAACAAATGACGATAATATAATTACCTCGTTTATAGAAAAACCAGATGCAAAACTACTTCCTGATTGGACTTCAGATGTAGGTGATGCCATGAAAGCAGAAGGCAGAGATTACTTAGCATCTATGGGTATTTACATTTTTAATAGAGACTTGTTAAAAAAGTTGATGGACAACCCAGACACCAATGATTTTGGTAAAGAAATTATACCACAAGCCATTCAAGAACATAAAACGCTTAGTTATCAATATGAAGGATATTGGACGGATATTGGAAACATCGATTCTTTCTTTGAAGCCAACTTGGGTTTAACAGATGATGTACCAAAATTCAATTTATATGATGATAAAAAAAGCATTTATACAAGAGCCAGAATTTTACCTACATCAAAATTATCGGGTACAATTTTAAATAAAGCATTAGTTGCAGATGGCTGTATTATTCATGCTGAAAAAATTGAACGCTCAGTAATTGGAATTAGATCTAGAATTGGTAAAAATTCGCTGATTTCTAATACATATATGATGGGTAATGACTTCTACGAATCTTTAGAAGATATAGAAAAAAATAAGGTAGATATCATGATGGGTATTGGAGATCGATGCTACATTCATAATTGTATTGTAGATAGAAACAGTAGAATTGGAGATGATGTTCGCATCAATGGAGGTAGCCATATTAAAGATGTAGAAACAGATACATACATGGTTAAAGAAGGTATTGTTGTCATCAAAAAAGATGCAACCATTCCTAAAGGAACAATCATAGGTTAA
- a CDS encoding alpha-1,4-glucan--maltose-1-phosphate maltosyltransferase: protein MQNQSRIVIENIAPQLNCGTIYIKRVVNEIVNITADVLVDGHDVLQASVMYKHESEKKWSETRMQDLGNDGYSASFITSKQGFYSYKLQGWVDYALNWQHGIERKIDDHQHVSSELLEGAELLDNLKGKLSKDEKEYINHLKKIFGNNEDYNEAIQEATSDKLKAIFIAFPEKFLTHTSKELKVYVDREKARFSTWYEFFPRSSSEIEGKHGTFSDCHRLLPRIANMGFDTLYFPPIHPIGEVNRKGKNNTTNALEGDVGSTWGIGSKHGGHKDIHPELGSLEDFKKLVTEAKSLGIEIAMDYALQAAPDHPWVKEHPDWFKWRPDGTVQYAENPPKKYQDILPIYWESKDFKNLWKECLDTLFYWIDCGINVFRVDNPHTKPYYFWGWIIDQVKAKHPDVIFLAEAFTKPKVMHQLAKRGYTQSYTYFTWRDSKHELIEYMNELTQTDQKEYMRPNFWPNTPDINPFHLQGATESKYIQRYALAATLSSNIGIYGPVFEQMIDTPIVGKEEYYMSEKFQLCHYDWSIENNVTTIISKVNHIRKEQSSLQQTNNIKFLETGNDQLIAFYKWDLEKTNETITVISLDAHHSQTGSVQLPMQDLGIHHGQKIEVKDLVTGNSYNWYNEWNYIELHPNLPFHIFKINK from the coding sequence ATGCAAAATCAAAGTAGAATTGTCATAGAAAATATTGCACCACAGTTAAATTGTGGTACTATTTATATAAAACGAGTTGTAAACGAAATTGTAAACATTACTGCAGATGTCTTAGTAGATGGCCATGATGTGTTACAAGCAAGTGTTATGTACAAACATGAGTCAGAAAAGAAGTGGTCTGAAACTAGAATGCAAGATTTAGGAAATGATGGCTATTCAGCGAGTTTCATCACTTCAAAACAAGGATTTTATTCATACAAATTACAAGGTTGGGTAGACTATGCATTAAATTGGCAACATGGAATTGAACGCAAAATTGATGATCATCAACACGTAAGTTCAGAATTATTAGAAGGTGCTGAATTATTAGATAATTTAAAAGGCAAGCTGAGTAAAGATGAAAAAGAGTACATAAATCACCTTAAAAAAATCTTTGGAAATAATGAAGATTATAATGAGGCAATACAAGAAGCTACCTCAGATAAATTGAAAGCTATTTTTATAGCATTTCCAGAAAAGTTTTTAACTCACACTTCAAAAGAATTAAAGGTTTATGTAGATAGAGAGAAAGCTCGATTTTCTACTTGGTATGAGTTTTTTCCTCGATCTTCATCAGAAATTGAAGGTAAACATGGTACATTCTCAGACTGCCACAGATTGCTTCCAAGAATTGCAAATATGGGCTTTGATACGTTGTACTTTCCTCCTATCCACCCCATAGGCGAAGTAAACAGAAAAGGTAAAAACAATACTACCAACGCTTTAGAAGGCGATGTTGGCTCCACTTGGGGAATTGGTTCTAAACATGGAGGTCATAAAGACATTCATCCAGAATTAGGTTCTTTAGAAGACTTTAAAAAATTAGTTACAGAAGCAAAATCGTTAGGTATTGAAATAGCTATGGACTATGCTTTGCAAGCTGCACCAGATCATCCTTGGGTAAAAGAACATCCAGATTGGTTTAAGTGGAGACCAGATGGTACTGTACAATATGCAGAAAATCCACCTAAAAAATACCAAGATATTTTACCAATTTATTGGGAAAGTAAAGATTTTAAAAACCTATGGAAAGAGTGTTTAGACACGCTTTTCTATTGGATAGATTGTGGTATAAACGTATTTAGAGTAGATAATCCTCATACAAAACCATATTATTTCTGGGGCTGGATTATTGATCAAGTAAAAGCAAAACATCCAGATGTAATCTTTTTAGCGGAAGCATTTACGAAACCAAAAGTTATGCATCAATTGGCCAAACGAGGTTACACACAATCTTACACCTATTTTACTTGGAGAGATTCTAAACATGAACTTATAGAGTACATGAACGAATTAACCCAAACAGATCAAAAAGAATATATGAGGCCTAACTTTTGGCCAAATACTCCAGATATTAATCCTTTTCATTTACAGGGTGCAACAGAATCTAAATACATTCAAAGGTATGCTTTGGCTGCAACTTTAAGTTCCAACATCGGAATTTATGGACCTGTATTTGAACAAATGATAGATACACCAATTGTGGGTAAAGAAGAATATTACATGTCAGAGAAATTTCAACTTTGTCATTACGATTGGTCTATAGAAAATAACGTAACAACAATTATTTCTAAAGTTAATCACATTCGTAAAGAACAATCTTCTTTACAACAAACGAATAATATTAAATTTCTTGAGACTGGAAATGATCAATTAATTGCATTTTACAAATGGGATTTAGAGAAAACTAACGAAACAATTACAGTAATTAGTTTAGATGCACATCATTCACAAACTGGTTCTGTACAATTACCAATGCAAGATTTAGGCATTCATCATGGTCAGAAAATTGAAGTAAAAGATTTGGTGACTGGTAATTCTTACAATTGGTACAATGAATGGAATTATATAGAATTACATCCAAATTTACCATTTCACATCTTTAAAATCAACAAATAA
- the glgB gene encoding 1,4-alpha-glucan branching protein GlgB — translation MAKTKVHSLFTEFDIDLFKAGKHYRLYEKFGSHIITVDNEVGTYFAVWAPSAKMVSVIGDFNYWLGDEHQLNVRWDGSGIWEGFIPGVQKGATYKYRIENSDNNTRTEKADPFARRCEHPPKTASQVWDDNYQWKDKNWMQNRKKNNALDAPFSVYEVHLGSWKKQVEENRFLSYIELADELVAYVKEMNFTHVEFMPIMEYPYDPSWGYQLTGYFAPTSRFGYPDEFKQLVDTFHENGIGVLLDWVPSHFPSDDHGLGFFDGSHLYEHPDRRKGYHQDWKSLIFNYGRNEIKAFLISNAIFWLDHYHADGLRVDAVASMLFLDYSREEGQWEPNIYGGREYLEAIDFIKDMNAAVYEAFPDVQTIAEESTSFPKVSRPIYDGGLGFGMKWMMGWMHDTLGYFQKEPIYRKHHQNELTFGLNYAFSENFMLPLSHDEVVYGKNSIVDKMPGDEWQKFANLRLLYSFMYTHPGTKLLFQGGEFGQTSEWNFEGSLDWHLLNYEVHKGAQTLVKDLNKLYKTEPALFEKQFSHEGFEWIDHSDHQNSVMTYVRKGNKEKDNLLVILNFTPIPRNDYRIGLPKKGTLIEVFNSDAKKYNGTGDFETSNLTSDAKEWNGRENSIAINLPPLAMLAFKYK, via the coding sequence ATGGCAAAAACAAAAGTACACAGTCTTTTCACAGAATTTGATATAGATCTTTTTAAGGCTGGTAAACATTATAGATTATACGAAAAATTTGGATCGCACATTATCACTGTTGATAATGAAGTAGGTACTTATTTTGCTGTTTGGGCTCCAAGTGCAAAAATGGTTTCTGTTATTGGTGATTTCAACTATTGGTTGGGAGATGAGCATCAATTAAATGTAAGATGGGATGGTAGTGGAATTTGGGAAGGCTTTATACCAGGTGTACAAAAAGGTGCTACTTATAAATATAGAATAGAAAATTCTGACAACAATACAAGAACAGAAAAAGCAGATCCATTTGCAAGAAGATGTGAACATCCTCCTAAAACTGCATCGCAAGTTTGGGATGATAATTACCAATGGAAAGATAAAAATTGGATGCAGAACAGAAAGAAAAACAATGCATTAGACGCACCATTTTCTGTTTATGAAGTTCACTTAGGCTCTTGGAAAAAACAAGTAGAAGAGAATAGATTTTTAAGTTATATAGAGCTAGCAGATGAACTAGTTGCCTATGTAAAAGAGATGAATTTTACTCATGTAGAATTTATGCCAATTATGGAATATCCTTACGATCCAAGTTGGGGATATCAACTCACAGGTTATTTTGCACCCACTTCACGTTTTGGATATCCAGATGAATTTAAACAATTGGTAGACACTTTTCACGAAAATGGAATTGGAGTATTATTGGATTGGGTTCCCTCTCACTTTCCTTCAGATGATCATGGTTTAGGCTTTTTTGATGGGTCTCATTTATACGAACATCCAGATAGAAGAAAAGGCTATCATCAAGATTGGAAAAGTTTAATTTTTAATTATGGTAGAAATGAAATAAAGGCTTTTTTAATTAGTAATGCTATCTTTTGGTTAGATCATTATCATGCAGATGGTTTAAGAGTAGATGCAGTAGCATCAATGTTATTTTTAGATTATTCTAGAGAAGAGGGCCAATGGGAACCAAATATTTATGGAGGAAGAGAATATTTAGAGGCTATAGATTTTATAAAGGATATGAATGCTGCAGTCTATGAAGCTTTTCCAGATGTACAAACCATTGCAGAAGAATCTACTTCTTTTCCAAAAGTTTCCAGACCAATTTATGATGGTGGATTAGGCTTTGGTATGAAATGGATGATGGGTTGGATGCACGATACTTTAGGCTACTTTCAGAAAGAACCTATTTACAGAAAACATCATCAAAATGAATTAACTTTTGGGTTAAATTATGCCTTCTCAGAAAATTTTATGCTTCCTCTTTCACATGATGAAGTAGTATATGGTAAAAATTCTATTGTAGATAAAATGCCAGGAGATGAATGGCAAAAGTTTGCAAATCTTCGTTTACTTTATAGTTTTATGTACACACATCCTGGAACCAAATTATTATTTCAAGGGGGTGAATTTGGTCAAACTTCAGAATGGAATTTTGAAGGTAGTTTAGACTGGCATTTACTAAATTATGAGGTGCATAAAGGTGCTCAAACCCTAGTAAAAGATTTAAACAAGCTATACAAAACAGAACCTGCCTTATTCGAAAAACAATTCAGTCATGAAGGTTTTGAGTGGATAGATCATTCAGATCATCAAAACTCTGTTATGACTTATGTTAGAAAAGGTAATAAAGAAAAAGATAATCTACTAGTTATTTTAAACTTTACACCAATTCCTAGAAATGACTATAGAATAGGTTTGCCAAAAAAGGGGACTCTTATAGAGGTCTTTAATAGTGATGCAAAAAAATACAATGGTACAGGAGATTTTGAAACAAGTAATTTAACTTCAGACGCTAAAGAATGGAATGGTAGAGAAAACTCAATTGCCATTAACTTGCCTCCTCTAGCTATGCTTGCATTTAAATACAAATAA
- a CDS encoding glycoside hydrolase family 31 protein, with the protein MIVNTELEQKGNLFPNEIIKYKKDVDTLYFTTKNNVVLQVTVVRDSVIRFRYSTTGKFEKDFSYGVTIHASRGYNFLNVSEDETHYIIVTSKLVCKVEKESLQVSLFDALDMSLINEDEIGFHWEESYEFGGDIVKMSKTCQKAESFYGLGDKPVEVNMKGKRFENWATDSYAFGKHTDPIYKAIPFYTAIQNNKAYGIFFDNTFKTHFDFAQERRNVTSFWAQGGEMNYYFIYGPKMEDVVANYTDLTGKPHAMPPLWALGFHQCKWSYYPESNVKQITKTFRDLQIPCDAIYLDIDYMDGFRCFTWDKNHFPDPKRMVKELEDDGFKTVVIIDPGIKIDLEYDVFKEALDKDYFCKRADGPYMKGKVWPGECYFPDYTKPEVREWWSGLFKELIEDIGVKGVWNDMNEPAVMDVPNKSFPNDVRHDYDGNPCSHRKAHNIYGTQMARATYHGLKKYAYPKRPFVITRSAYSGAQRYTSTWMGDNVATWEHLSIANNQAQRMAMSGFSFAGSDIGGFAEQPQGELFARWIQLGVFHAFCRVHSSGDHGDQEPWVFGDEITDIVRKFVELRYQLLPYLYTAFWNHINNGTPILKSLVLFDQEDVHTHYRSDEFIYGEHILVCPIQEPNAKGRRMYIPRGKWYNFWNDEVIEGGKESWVDADLDSMPIFIKEGAVIPKYPVQQYVGEKKFDAITLDVYYKVGKEKSKLYDDAHDGYDYKKGRYSLRTFKVTGKKNDFILNQHKEGKFDAPYKNFNIVIHNLPFRVTSVQIDNVEVDLTKISQDKNLTISIDKTFTELHLFGE; encoded by the coding sequence ATGATTGTAAATACAGAACTAGAACAAAAAGGAAATTTATTTCCAAACGAAATTATAAAATACAAAAAAGACGTAGACACACTTTATTTCACTACAAAAAACAATGTGGTACTACAAGTTACAGTGGTTAGAGATAGTGTTATTCGTTTTAGATACTCAACAACAGGTAAATTCGAAAAGGATTTTTCTTATGGAGTAACAATTCACGCATCTAGAGGATATAATTTTTTAAATGTTTCTGAAGATGAAACACATTATATTATAGTAACTTCTAAATTAGTGTGTAAAGTAGAAAAAGAAAGTTTACAAGTAAGCTTATTTGATGCTTTAGATATGAGTTTAATCAATGAAGATGAAATTGGTTTTCATTGGGAAGAAAGCTATGAATTTGGTGGTGATATCGTAAAAATGAGTAAGACTTGCCAAAAAGCAGAAAGTTTTTATGGTTTGGGTGATAAGCCTGTAGAAGTAAACATGAAAGGTAAGCGTTTTGAGAACTGGGCTACAGATTCTTACGCGTTTGGCAAACACACAGACCCTATTTATAAAGCCATTCCTTTTTATACAGCTATTCAAAATAATAAAGCTTATGGTATTTTCTTTGACAATACCTTTAAAACTCATTTTGATTTTGCACAAGAAAGAAGAAACGTAACAAGTTTCTGGGCTCAAGGAGGTGAAATGAATTATTATTTCATTTACGGGCCAAAAATGGAAGATGTTGTTGCAAATTATACAGATTTAACTGGTAAACCTCATGCAATGCCACCTTTATGGGCATTAGGTTTCCATCAATGTAAATGGAGTTATTATCCTGAAAGTAATGTAAAACAAATTACCAAGACATTTAGAGATTTACAAATACCATGTGATGCTATCTATTTAGATATTGATTATATGGATGGCTTTAGATGTTTTACTTGGGATAAAAATCATTTTCCAGATCCTAAAAGAATGGTGAAAGAATTAGAGGATGATGGTTTTAAAACTGTAGTAATTATAGATCCAGGCATTAAAATTGATTTAGAATATGATGTTTTTAAAGAAGCTTTAGATAAAGATTATTTCTGTAAAAGAGCAGATGGCCCATACATGAAAGGTAAAGTTTGGCCTGGAGAATGTTATTTTCCAGATTATACCAAACCAGAAGTTAGAGAATGGTGGTCTGGTTTGTTTAAAGAACTAATAGAAGATATTGGTGTAAAAGGTGTTTGGAATGATATGAATGAGCCAGCTGTAATGGATGTACCTAACAAATCTTTTCCAAATGATGTAAGACATGATTATGATGGTAATCCTTGTTCTCACAGAAAAGCACACAATATTTATGGAACGCAAATGGCACGTGCAACCTATCATGGTTTAAAGAAATATGCATATCCAAAAAGACCATTTGTTATTACAAGATCTGCTTATTCTGGCGCTCAAAGATATACCTCAACTTGGATGGGTGATAATGTTGCAACTTGGGAGCATTTATCTATTGCCAATAACCAAGCACAAAGAATGGCAATGTCTGGTTTTTCTTTTGCAGGTTCTGATATTGGTGGTTTTGCAGAACAACCACAAGGCGAATTATTTGCAAGATGGATTCAATTAGGAGTATTCCATGCCTTTTGTAGAGTACATTCTTCAGGAGATCATGGAGATCAAGAACCTTGGGTTTTTGGTGATGAGATTACAGATATTGTAAGAAAGTTCGTTGAATTAAGATATCAACTATTACCTTATTTATATACTGCTTTTTGGAATCATATTAATAATGGAACTCCAATTTTAAAATCTTTAGTATTATTTGATCAAGAAGATGTACATACCCATTACAGAAGTGATGAGTTTATTTATGGAGAACACATTTTAGTATGCCCTATTCAAGAGCCAAATGCCAAAGGTAGACGCATGTATATACCAAGAGGTAAATGGTATAATTTCTGGAACGATGAAGTTATAGAAGGTGGAAAAGAGTCTTGGGTAGATGCAGATCTAGATAGTATGCCAATTTTTATCAAAGAAGGAGCTGTAATACCTAAATATCCTGTTCAACAATATGTAGGTGAAAAGAAGTTCGATGCAATTACTTTAGATGTTTATTACAAAGTTGGTAAAGAAAAATCTAAATTATATGATGATGCACATGATGGTTACGATTATAAGAAAGGTAGATACAGTTTAAGAACGTTTAAAGTTACTGGTAAAAAGAACGATTTTATACTAAATCAGCACAAAGAAGGTAAATTTGATGCCCCTTATAAAAACTTTAACATAGTAATTCACAACTTACCATTTAGAGTAACTTCTGTACAAATTGATAATGTAGAAGTTGATTTAACTAAAATTTCACAAGATAAAAACCTAACAATCAGCATAGATAAAACGTTTACAGAATTGCATTTATTTGGTGAATAA
- the prfA gene encoding peptide chain release factor 1, translating to MVDKLRIVKQRYDEVSDLIIQPEIIMDQKRYAQLMKEYKDLGDVVKKGDEYQTLMNNIEEAKEIIADGSDAEMTEMAKMQMEEANTRIPELEEEIKFLLIPKDPEDAKNAVVELRAGTGGDEASIFAGDLFRMYTKYCESKGWKVSTVDYSEGTNGGFKEIQFEVNGDDVYGILKFEAGVHRVQRVPQTETQGRVHTSAATCMVFPEAEEFDVEINPKDVRIDFFCSSGPGGQSVNTTYSAVRLTHIPTGLVAQCQDQKSQHKNKEKAFKVLRSRLYDMELAKKQAEDALKRGSMVSSGDRSAKIRTYNYAQGRVTDHRIGLSLYDLPNIMNGDIQKIIDELMLAENTEKLKELGDGI from the coding sequence ATGGTAGATAAGTTAAGAATTGTTAAGCAACGTTATGATGAGGTTTCTGATTTAATTATACAACCAGAAATTATCATGGATCAAAAGCGTTATGCGCAATTGATGAAAGAATATAAAGATTTAGGAGATGTTGTAAAAAAGGGTGATGAATATCAAACCTTAATGAACAATATTGAAGAAGCAAAAGAAATTATTGCTGATGGCTCTGATGCAGAAATGACAGAAATGGCAAAGATGCAAATGGAAGAAGCCAATACTAGAATACCTGAATTAGAAGAAGAAATTAAATTTTTACTGATACCAAAAGATCCTGAAGATGCAAAAAATGCAGTTGTAGAATTACGTGCAGGAACAGGAGGAGATGAGGCAAGTATTTTTGCAGGAGATTTATTTAGAATGTATACCAAATATTGCGAAAGCAAAGGTTGGAAAGTTTCTACTGTAGATTATTCAGAAGGTACAAATGGTGGTTTTAAAGAAATTCAGTTCGAGGTTAATGGCGATGATGTGTATGGAATATTAAAGTTCGAAGCTGGTGTGCATCGTGTACAAAGGGTGCCACAAACAGAAACACAAGGTAGAGTGCATACTTCTGCAGCAACTTGTATGGTTTTTCCAGAAGCAGAAGAATTTGATGTAGAGATAAATCCAAAAGATGTAAGAATAGATTTTTTCTGTTCATCAGGTCCTGGAGGTCAGTCTGTAAATACAACATACTCAGCAGTACGTTTAACTCACATTCCAACAGGGTTGGTGGCTCAATGTCAAGATCAGAAGTCGCAGCATAAAAATAAAGAGAAAGCTTTTAAAGTTTTAAGGTCTCGTTTATACGATATGGAGTTGGCTAAGAAACAAGCAGAAGATGCTTTGAAACGTGGTTCTATGGTTTCTTCTGGAGATAGAAGTGCAAAAATTAGAACGTACAATTATGCACAAGGTAGAGTTACAGACCATAGAATTGGTTTATCTTTATATGATTTGCCAAATATTATGAATGGTGATATTCAAAAAATTATTGATGAATTAATGTTAGCTGAAAACACAGAGAAATTGAAGGAATTAGGTGATGGTATTTAA